TGAAAAGTGGCATTACACAACGGCTAAGTTTTTCTCTCAGAAATATGATATTTGCATGGTGACAAATCAGAAAAGTGAATTATATCAACGGTCTCACTCTGATATCCCTTGTTTTCCTGTAGCGATTAGCAACCTCAGCTTTTTAAATCCATATAAAATTTATCGTCTCTACCACTATTTTAAAAAAGAGCAGGTGAATAGCATTGTTTTAAACCTCCCCTCCGATGTCAAAACATCGGGTATAGCGGCGAAACTTGCTAAGGTAAAAAACATTGTTTATCGACGCGGCATGCCTAACCCCATTAAAAATAGCCTGTTAAATCGTTTTTTATTCAAACATGTGGTCACCGATATCATAGCCAACTCTCAAGAGATAAAACGCTCTCTATTGGCTAAGAACCAGGATTCTATTTCCCAAGGAAAAAATTAAGGTGATCTACAACAGCGTTAATATTGAACATTTTCCGGAAAAAATAAAACACACTAGAGAGCAAATTACTCTAGGCTGTGCAGGACGATTAGTGACGCAAAAAAACCAAATCGTACTAATAGAGATGGTCAAACAACTCGTTGCTGCGGGACTCAATATAAAACTTCTAATAGCAGGAAAAGGTGAGCTAGAAGAAAAACTCAAGCAATTAATCCTCGCATCAGGTATGCAAGAACATATCCATCTACTTGGATTTAGTCAGGATATTAATGAATTTCTAGAGCAGATTGACATTTTTGCTTTTCCTTCTCTATATGAAGGAAGTGCCAATATATTAGTAGAAGTGATGGCTAAAGGGCTCCCCTGCGTCACCTATAATCGCAGTAGCATGCCGGAAATGATAATTCATAATGAGACGGGGTTATTAGCGAACAACGACCAAGAATTTTGCGATGCGCTGAAAGCATTAATTTCATCAGCTGATTTAAGGGATAAATTGGGCTCTCAAGCACGTCAGTTTGCACGAAAAAACTTCAACAGTGATGACATTTATAAACAAATTGAAAATGTTATTGGACAATAATTTTACTTGGTATTCGCCAATTCCTTACAAAGTGAGAAAGTTATGAGCAACAAAGAGATAATCATAAATGATTTACAAGAGGCAGCCGTTGTATTGGATGCTTTTTTGCAAGATGATAAAAATATTGCCAATATCGAAAACGCCGCGAAATTAATTGCCAACGCCTTCAAAGCAGGTGGAAAAGTATTGTCATGCGGCAATGGAGGATCACACTGTGATGCCATGCATTTTGCCGAAGAGCTAACGGGTCGTTATCGAGATAATCGCCCTGGTTATCCAGGCATAGCTATTTCAGATCCAAGCCATATATCCTGTGTGAGTAATGACTTTGGCTATGATTATGTATTTTCACGTTATCTTGAAGCCGTTGGTCGTACTGGCGATGTTCTCTTTTGCCTATCCACATCAGGAAATTCCAAAAATATACTGATTGCCATTGAAGCGGCCAAGAAAAAAGGGATCGCCGTTGTCGCATTAACGGGTAAGGACGGTGGGCAGATGGCAGGCTGTGCCGATGTCGAAATTCGCGTCCCCCACTTTGGTTATGCGGATCGTATTCAAGAGATACATATTAAAGTGATTCATATTATTATTCGCCTAATCGAAATTGAAATGGCTAAATAAATTTAAATTGAATCCCAAATTACCTCACTGAGCCGTAACTTGGTTATTGGTAATCACTTGGTTATTGGTAATCACTTCGTTATTGATATAGAGATCCCGAAGCCGATTCACATCGTTATAGGTGAATGGAAGTTCGGGATCGGCTTGCGCATCACTGCTAAATAAATGGCTCGCCCGCTGCCACTGTAATCGCCGCTTGGCATCACTATTGGCGACAAAACCATCAGTAAATGCAAGACCTTCCTGAGAATAGCCCCAAAATATTTTATCATCATCCTGCGAGAGTAAGTTATTTCCGCCAAGGGTGGTATAGGTTGCGTTCGACAAGCTCAAATGATACAAAGTAGGAAAAATATCCTTGTGCGAACCCACCCTCATCGGTGAATACTGATAATCAATATGACCCAATATTTGCTGCGGCACATACAGATAAAAAGGAACTTGTGACTTACTCGCAACATCTTGTCTATTGTGCGTTTTCATAGAACGCAAACGGTGATCACCCGTCGCAACCACAATAGTATTGTCGGCTAATTCCCCCCCCTTAATATGGCTGATAAATTTCCCTAAAGCGTCGGCACCATACTGATAGGTTTGTAACATTTGCATTTGCTGTTCGGGCGACAGCTCTGTTTTTTCCTGTAAATTCAAGCTTGGTTTAACCACTTTTGGCTGATAATTATCTGGCGTTTGATATGGAGAGTGATTACCGACCGTTAATAGGCAGATAAAAACAGGTTTATCACTTTCGGCTAGGATTTTTTGTACAAACTTAAATACAAATTCATCGGGCACTCCCCAAGAGCTGGCATAGTCTGCAGCCTCTGGAAAATACTTAGCAATACTGTTTTCATCGTAAACCTTGTCAAATCCTTGCAGGGGAAGATAATTAAATAAATTGCGCCACATGCCATTACCTGCATTAACAAAGATGATTTCATATCCTGCATTTTTATAAGGAATAACCGCGCTGTCGGCCATTTTTACCTTTGCTGCCGTGGAATGACTGATATTAGGGACACTGCTGTGCACAAAGAGATTAACAATCGTGGCATTGGTATCTGATGTTTCAGCGTAAAAACGTTTAAATAAAAAATCGTTCTGAAAATGATGACGTAGGCTTGCCAATACATCATTATTTACAATGTCATCTTCATCAAGAATACTGGTTGCCATCGACTCCATCAGAGCAAAGACAACATTGGGACGGTTACTCACCAAATAAGGATTAACGGGAGTTTGTTGTTGCAACGAATCACTTTTGACAACTTGTTCAATACTCGCAAGTAACTCTTTTGCATTAACGGCTCTGAATGTGAACTGCTGCTCATAATCAGACTTAGCCCAATCTAACGCCATAAATGGATTTGGAGTAACAATATTGAGTTTTACATTGTCAGAGATATTAGCATGGTATCGTTTAAGGGGATGGCTCCCCAAGGTTCCGCGTGCAAACAGAAAAAACAGAGCAATACAGAGAAAAACCGCGCAACCTGTCAAATAAGGTCGATTTTTTTGACGACGTATTTGCTTAAGTTGCAGCTCCGTGACCAAGCTTTTTTTAGTTAAATAAGTAAACAAAAAGCTGATCAGCACACTAAAACTAAGCCCCAACATAACCGGGTAATCTGTCCAGATACTATCAATAACAGCGGAAGTATCATCATCAAAAAGCCCAAAAATAAAGAGATCAATATAATTGCCGTAGGTTTGATAATAATAAAAGTTAACGATCGAAAAGAGACAAATAAGAAAATAGATCAGAGCACTAAAGGCAAGCGAAAAGCGTAGATACAGATTAAAAAATCGTTCTGATTTAGCCGTCACTAAGCCAATTAAAAGAGGAAGAGAAAAAGCGATACAAATGACTTTTAAATCAAATCGTAGCCCCCTTAGCGCCATTAGGGGTAAATCATTGATATAGGCAAGTAAAGTAGCGCTATCAGCAATTTTATACAGAAAAAACAAGCGAAACGCCGATAGAAACAAGATAGATAATAAAACTTGAATAAAAATCAGTCGTATTAGCCTGTAAAAATTGCACTGAAACATCACTACTCCATCGGGAAAATAAATAGCCTAAGGTTACTTATAAAATGATCGATACCATTGCACAAAAGCTTCCACGCCTTCAGCAACGCCCACCTTAGGCTGATAGCCAGTCACATTAAAGAGATCGCGTGTATCGGCATAGGTTTGATAAACATCCCCGGCCTGCATTGGCATAAAGTTTTTCTTCGCCTGCATTGTCAGTGAAGTTTCTAATGCGCTGACAAAATCCATTAATTTAACGGGATTGCCATTACCTATGTTATAAACGGCATAGGGAGCCGAGCTCGTTGCAGGCGAGCCAGTTTCCACTGTCCAATCACTATTTTTGGTCGGTATAACATCTTGAATGCGCATAATACCCTCAACAATATCATCGATATAGGTAAAATCACGGCGCATATCCCCCTGATTATAAATATCAATCACATCACCATTGACTATTTTTTGGGTGAATTTAAATAGCGCCATATCAGGTCGTCCCCACGGGCCATAAACAGTGAAGAACCGTAATCCTGTAGTAGGCACATCATATAAATGTGAGTAAGTGTGCGCCATTAATTCATTGGATTTTTTAGTCGCAGCATAGAGTGAAATAGGATGATCCACTGAATCACTGGTCGCAAATGGCACCTTACCATTTAACCCATAAACTGAACTCGATGAGGCATAAATTAAATGCTTCACTTTATGATGGCGGCAACCTTCCAATACATTTAAATGTCCCACTAAGTTACTATCGGCATAGGCTAAGGGATTATCGATGGAGTAACGAACGCCAGCCTGCGCGGCGAGGTGAATAACGCGATCAAATTGATGCGTAGCAAAAAGAGCAGGCATGCCTTCTCTATCAGCTAAATCTAATTTAATAAAAGTAAATAGGGGATGTTCAATCCGCTGTAAACGCGCGGTTTTTAAGCTAACATCATAATAATCGTTTAGATTATCAATGCCGATAACCTCATGCCCTGCAGCAGTCAACCGTTCAACAACCGCAC
This window of the Psychromonas sp. MME1 genome carries:
- a CDS encoding glycosyltransferase, encoding MIYNSVNIEHFPEKIKHTREQITLGCAGRLVTQKNQIVLIEMVKQLVAAGLNIKLLIAGKGELEEKLKQLILASGMQEHIHLLGFSQDINEFLEQIDIFAFPSLYEGSANILVEVMAKGLPCVTYNRSSMPEMIIHNETGLLANNDQEFCDALKALISSADLRDKLGSQARQFARKNFNSDDIYKQIENVIGQ
- the lpcA gene encoding D-sedoheptulose 7-phosphate isomerase, whose translation is MSNKEIIINDLQEAAVVLDAFLQDDKNIANIENAAKLIANAFKAGGKVLSCGNGGSHCDAMHFAEELTGRYRDNRPGYPGIAISDPSHISCVSNDFGYDYVFSRYLEAVGRTGDVLFCLSTSGNSKNILIAIEAAKKKGIAVVALTGKDGGQMAGCADVEIRVPHFGYADRIQEIHIKVIHIIIRLIEIEMAK
- a CDS encoding LTA synthase family protein, giving the protein MFFLYKIADSATLLAYINDLPLMALRGLRFDLKVICIAFSLPLLIGLVTAKSERFFNLYLRFSLAFSALIYFLICLFSIVNFYYYQTYGNYIDLFIFGLFDDDTSAVIDSIWTDYPVMLGLSFSVLISFLFTYLTKKSLVTELQLKQIRRQKNRPYLTGCAVFLCIALFFLFARGTLGSHPLKRYHANISDNVKLNIVTPNPFMALDWAKSDYEQQFTFRAVNAKELLASIEQVVKSDSLQQQTPVNPYLVSNRPNVVFALMESMATSILDEDDIVNNDVLASLRHHFQNDFLFKRFYAETSDTNATIVNLFVHSSVPNISHSTAAKVKMADSAVIPYKNAGYEIIFVNAGNGMWRNLFNYLPLQGFDKVYDENSIAKYFPEAADYASSWGVPDEFVFKFVQKILAESDKPVFICLLTVGNHSPYQTPDNYQPKVVKPSLNLQEKTELSPEQQMQMLQTYQYGADALGKFISHIKGGELADNTIVVATGDHRLRSMKTHNRQDVASKSQVPFYLYVPQQILGHIDYQYSPMRVGSHKDIFPTLYHLSLSNATYTTLGGNNLLSQDDDKIFWGYSQEGLAFTDGFVANSDAKRRLQWQRASHLFSSDAQADPELPFTYNDVNRLRDLYINNEVITNNQVITNNQVTAQ
- a CDS encoding NAD-dependent epimerase, whose amino-acid sequence is MKYLVTGAAGFIGSAVVERLTAAGHEVIGIDNLNDYYDVSLKTARLQRIEHPLFTFIKLDLADREGMPALFATHQFDRVIHLAAQAGVRYSIDNPLAYADSNLVGHLNVLEGCRHHKVKHLIYASSSSVYGLNGKVPFATSDSVDHPISLYAATKKSNELMAHTYSHLYDVPTTGLRFFTVYGPWGRPDMALFKFTQKIVNGDVIDIYNQGDMRRDFTYIDDIVEGIMRIQDVIPTKNSDWTVETGSPATSSAPYAVYNIGNGNPVKLMDFVSALETSLTMQAKKNFMPMQAGDVYQTYADTRDLFNVTGYQPKVGVAEGVEAFVQWYRSFYK